A part of Desulfofundulus salinus genomic DNA contains:
- a CDS encoding P-II family nitrogen regulator, whose product MTKIECIIRPGKLEDVKDALGRFGIHGMTVSQVIGCGLQKGRTEVYRGTEYSINLLPKIKVEIVIADKFVDEVVKLVTEAARTGEIGDGKIFTYPVENAIRIRTGETGESAI is encoded by the coding sequence ATGACCAAAATTGAATGCATCATCCGCCCCGGTAAGTTGGAAGACGTTAAAGATGCTTTAGGAAGATTTGGCATACATGGTATGACTGTATCGCAGGTCATCGGCTGTGGCCTGCAAAAGGGTCGTACCGAGGTCTACCGGGGTACGGAATACAGCATTAACCTGCTGCCCAAAATCAAAGTGGAGATTGTCATTGCCGATAAATTTGTAGATGAGGTGGTAAAGCTGGTTACCGAAGCCGCACGTACCGGTGAAATCGGCGACGGCAAGATCTTTACCTATCCGGTGGAAAACGCCATTCGCATTCGTACCGGTGAAACCGGTGAAAGTGCCATCTGA
- a CDS encoding ammonium transporter, producing MNGLYLLLLVLLAAPGLAWAGEAQIDTGDTAFILISAALVMLMTLPGVALFYGGMVRRKNTLSTIMQSLFIMALISVQWVLWGYSLAFGPDQGGVIGDLSWLGLNGVGQEPNADYSATIPHLAFMAFQMMFAVITAALITGSFAERMRFPAFVAFTLLWSTFVYDPLAHWVWGVDGWMRNLGALDFAGGTVVHISSGVSGLIAALVLGRRKGYGSEPMVPHNLPLTVLGAALLWFGWFGFNAGSALSASGLAASAFVVTNTAAAAAALSWVFAEWIRHGKPTVLGGASGLVAGLVAITPASGFVGPIPAVIIGLVAGVVCYLAVSVVKTRLGYDDSLDAFGVHGIGGTWGALATGLFASRAVNPAGVDGLLFGNPHQLWIQFISVLASWLFAAVMTFVILKVVGLFFKLRASEDEEVQGLDITQHGEDAYSDMVLGAPVSRIQSLSGSHSTVVTTREAGV from the coding sequence ATGAATGGCCTTTACCTTTTACTTCTGGTATTGCTGGCCGCACCCGGTCTGGCCTGGGCCGGTGAAGCTCAAATTGATACGGGAGATACCGCATTCATACTTATCTCTGCAGCACTGGTGATGCTCATGACCCTGCCCGGAGTGGCCCTGTTTTACGGTGGTATGGTCAGGCGCAAGAATACCCTCAGCACGATCATGCAGAGCCTGTTTATCATGGCCCTGATTTCGGTGCAGTGGGTGCTCTGGGGTTACAGCCTGGCTTTTGGTCCCGACCAGGGGGGGGTAATCGGTGACCTTTCCTGGCTTGGCTTAAACGGTGTGGGTCAAGAACCCAATGCCGATTATTCGGCTACCATTCCGCACCTGGCTTTTATGGCCTTCCAGATGATGTTTGCGGTCATTACGGCAGCCCTGATTACCGGGTCCTTTGCTGAGCGCATGCGTTTCCCGGCTTTTGTAGCCTTTACCCTGCTCTGGTCGACTTTCGTTTACGACCCCCTGGCTCACTGGGTATGGGGCGTGGACGGGTGGATGCGTAACCTGGGCGCCCTGGACTTTGCCGGCGGCACGGTGGTGCACATTTCCTCCGGCGTATCCGGCCTGATCGCGGCCCTGGTGCTGGGCCGGCGAAAGGGTTACGGTTCGGAGCCGATGGTGCCCCATAACCTGCCCCTTACGGTCCTGGGAGCGGCGCTGCTGTGGTTTGGGTGGTTCGGTTTTAATGCCGGCAGCGCCCTTTCGGCCAGCGGACTGGCAGCCAGCGCTTTTGTGGTGACCAATACGGCCGCTGCAGCGGCAGCCCTCTCCTGGGTCTTTGCCGAGTGGATCCGTCACGGCAAGCCTACCGTGCTTGGTGGCGCCAGTGGCCTGGTGGCCGGTCTGGTGGCCATCACCCCCGCTTCCGGCTTTGTCGGTCCCATTCCTGCCGTAATCATCGGCCTGGTGGCCGGCGTGGTCTGCTACCTGGCGGTGAGCGTGGTCAAGACCCGGCTGGGTTATGATGATTCACTTGACGCTTTCGGCGTGCACGGTATCGGCGGTACGTGGGGCGCGCTGGCCACCGGCCTGTTTGCTTCCAGGGCTGTTAACCCTGCCGGTGTTGACGGGCTGCTCTTTGGCAACCCCCATCAGCTGTGGATCCAGTTTATCAGCGTACTGGCCAGCTGGCTGTTTGCCGCCGTTATGACTTTCGTCATCCTCAAGGTGGTGGGATTGTTCTTCAAGTTGCGGGCCAGCGAAGATGAAGAGGTACAGGGTCTGGATATCACCCAGCATGGTGAGGATGCCTACTCAGACATGGTGCTGGGCGCACCGGTGAGCCGCATTCAAAGCTTATCGGGTTCTCATTCTACCGTGGTCACTACCAGGGAAGCCGGTGTGTAA
- a CDS encoding P-II family nitrogen regulator gives MKEVIAIIRPNKINATKEALAVLGFPGLNACKVVGRGKQKGITGEVTFAVSPELEKQEGGMKYVPKRMISLVVDDRDVPLVVAAIIKVNRTGRIGDGRIFVCPVEEVVRVRTGEKGPAAI, from the coding sequence ATGAAGGAAGTAATTGCCATTATCAGGCCCAATAAAATAAACGCTACTAAAGAAGCCCTGGCCGTGCTGGGTTTTCCGGGTCTGAACGCCTGCAAGGTGGTGGGGCGGGGCAAGCAGAAGGGAATCACGGGTGAAGTGACCTTTGCCGTCAGCCCCGAACTGGAAAAGCAGGAGGGCGGGATGAAATACGTGCCCAAACGGATGATTTCCCTGGTGGTGGACGACCGGGACGTGCCACTGGTCGTGGCTGCAATCATCAAAGTCAACCGTACCGGCCGGATAGGAGACGGGCGCATCTTTGTCTGCCCTGTAGAAGAGGTAGTCCGGGTACGCACGGGGGAAAAGGGCCCGGCAGCCATCTGA
- a CDS encoding urease accessory protein UreD translates to MKKEILTTISSPLHIGKQGHLYIKLSHKEGFTYIDDSYCVAPLKIAKPFYLDSSGEVFLYIMNPTGGMVQGDRYRMDVVLEPGAQAFLTSQAATKIYRMEYDYAAATDCFKVKEGALLEYFPDPVIPFAGSRFVGETEIIIDRGGSAFIGEILFPGRLKRGEMFQYDFYSRRTRVFYQGELVYYDFFDLRPKDKKVDVLGMFEGYTYYGQLTIFSSAVTRELSDLLHFALQDTSGLTGSASLTQKYGVIVRILGSNSIQLTSALTKCWDISHKFLLGRPAPKIRKY, encoded by the coding sequence ATGAAAAAGGAGATACTTACCACAATCTCAAGTCCATTGCATATTGGGAAGCAAGGGCATCTTTATATCAAATTATCTCATAAAGAAGGCTTCACCTATATCGATGATAGCTATTGCGTCGCACCGCTAAAAATTGCCAAGCCCTTTTATTTGGATTCTAGTGGAGAAGTATTTCTTTACATCATGAACCCGACCGGTGGGATGGTACAGGGAGATCGCTATCGCATGGATGTAGTTTTGGAGCCAGGCGCGCAAGCATTTCTCACTTCACAGGCTGCTACAAAAATATATCGTATGGAATATGATTATGCTGCTGCAACTGATTGTTTTAAGGTTAAGGAAGGAGCTTTATTAGAATATTTTCCTGACCCGGTTATACCGTTTGCGGGCTCTCGTTTTGTTGGTGAAACAGAAATAATAATTGATAGGGGTGGTAGCGCTTTTATTGGTGAAATATTGTTTCCCGGTCGTTTGAAAAGAGGTGAGATGTTTCAATATGATTTCTACAGCAGGAGAACAAGGGTTTTTTACCAAGGGGAGCTAGTTTACTATGATTTTTTTGACTTGCGGCCAAAGGATAAAAAAGTTGACGTATTAGGCATGTTTGAGGGTTACACCTATTATGGACAGCTTACCATTTTTTCGAGTGCGGTAACCAGGGAACTCAGCGATCTCCTGCATTTTGCCTTACAAGATACTTCAGGCTTAACTGGTAGTGCCTCCTTGACTCAGAAGTATGGTGTTATTGTTCGCATTCTTGGCTCAAATAGTATACAGTTAACCAGTGCTTTAACCAAGTGTTGGGATATATCGCATAAATTTCTGTTAGGTCGACCTGCTCCTAAAATAAGGAAGTATTAA
- a CDS encoding P-II family nitrogen regulator, whose protein sequence is MKMIRAIIRPEKSEEVVDALAEAGYVALTKMDVVGRGKQKGIHVGSIYYDELPKVMIMLVVEDGKAAEVVEIVTRAGYTGNFGDGKIFITPVDEAYTVRTGAAGL, encoded by the coding sequence ATGAAAATGATCAGGGCCATCATCCGTCCCGAAAAAAGTGAGGAAGTGGTGGACGCCCTGGCTGAAGCTGGATACGTAGCCCTGACCAAAATGGATGTGGTTGGGCGGGGCAAGCAAAAGGGCATTCATGTGGGCAGCATATACTACGACGAGCTGCCCAAGGTGATGATCATGCTGGTGGTGGAGGACGGCAAGGCGGCAGAAGTAGTGGAAATCGTTACCAGAGCTGGTTATACCGGAAACTTCGGTGACGGGAAAATCTTTATCACCCCGGTGGATGAGGCCTACACCGTACGCACCGGTGCTGCGGGGCTGTAA
- the ureC gene encoding urease subunit alpha translates to MVLRLSRKEYADMFGPTVGDKVRLADTDLFIEVEKDLTVYGDECKFGGGKVIRDGMGQSPRLTRAAGALDLVITNALIVDYWGIIKADIGIRDGLIVGIGKAGNPDLMEGVDPNLVIGASTEVIAGEGLIVTPGGVDTHIHFICPQQVEAALCAGITTMIGGGTGPTTGTNATTCTPGPWNLYRMLEAAEAYPVNMGFLGKGNASFPEPLVEQVKAGAMGFKLHEDWGTTPAAIDCCLRVADEYDVQVAIHTDTLNEAGFVEDTIAAINGRTIHTYHTEGAGGGHAPDIIKVASYPNVLPSSTNPTMPYTINTMEEHLDMLMVCHHLDSKVPEDVAFAESRIRPETIAAEDVLHDMGVLSMMSSDSQAMGRVGEVIIRTWQTADKMKKQRGRLPQEVGDNDNFRVKRYVAKYTINPALTHGIAKYVGSIEVGKLADLVLWKPKFFGVKPELVVKGGMIVMAQMGDANASIPTPQPVLGRLMFGGYGRAKYSTCLTFVSKYAFESGISEKLRLQKKVAPVGSCRTLTKKQMVHNDTTPVIEVDPETYEVRVDGELITCEPARELPLAQRYFLF, encoded by the coding sequence ATGGTATTGAGATTAAGTAGAAAAGAATACGCCGATATGTTCGGTCCGACCGTTGGCGATAAAGTTCGGCTGGCCGATACAGATTTGTTTATTGAGGTTGAAAAAGATCTCACGGTGTATGGAGATGAGTGTAAATTCGGTGGTGGGAAAGTAATCCGCGACGGTATGGGTCAGTCACCAAGGTTGACGAGAGCTGCCGGTGCGTTAGATCTGGTTATTACAAATGCCTTGATCGTTGACTACTGGGGCATTATAAAGGCAGATATTGGTATTAGGGACGGTTTAATTGTCGGTATCGGAAAAGCCGGTAATCCAGATCTAATGGAAGGGGTTGACCCTAATTTAGTCATCGGAGCCAGTACTGAAGTTATCGCCGGGGAAGGTTTAATTGTTACGCCTGGTGGGGTGGATACTCATATTCACTTTATTTGTCCACAGCAGGTAGAGGCTGCGCTTTGTGCTGGAATAACAACGATGATCGGTGGGGGAACCGGTCCAACTACTGGTACCAACGCCACCACCTGTACTCCTGGCCCATGGAATCTATACCGTATGCTGGAGGCGGCGGAGGCATATCCAGTAAACATGGGTTTTCTGGGAAAAGGAAACGCTTCTTTTCCTGAGCCATTAGTAGAGCAGGTAAAGGCAGGTGCGATGGGATTTAAACTTCACGAAGACTGGGGTACAACACCCGCCGCAATTGATTGTTGTCTAAGGGTAGCTGACGAATATGATGTGCAGGTGGCCATCCACACCGATACATTGAATGAGGCCGGGTTTGTAGAAGATACTATTGCGGCAATTAACGGCCGTACTATTCACACCTACCATACTGAAGGAGCAGGCGGGGGGCACGCGCCGGACATTATTAAAGTTGCTTCCTATCCAAATGTACTTCCTTCTTCAACTAATCCCACGATGCCATATACGATTAACACTATGGAAGAGCACCTAGATATGCTTATGGTGTGCCATCATCTGGATAGCAAGGTGCCCGAGGATGTAGCATTTGCTGAGTCGCGGATTCGACCCGAGACGATTGCTGCAGAAGATGTATTGCATGATATGGGCGTCCTAAGTATGATGAGTTCTGATTCACAAGCCATGGGTAGAGTGGGGGAAGTAATAATACGAACCTGGCAAACAGCAGACAAAATGAAGAAACAACGAGGACGTTTACCGCAAGAAGTGGGCGATAATGACAACTTTCGGGTAAAGCGTTATGTAGCCAAATATACTATAAACCCAGCTTTGACACATGGTATCGCCAAATATGTAGGCTCGATAGAGGTGGGTAAGCTAGCGGATCTGGTATTATGGAAACCCAAATTTTTTGGGGTCAAACCAGAGTTGGTGGTTAAAGGAGGTATGATTGTCATGGCACAAATGGGAGATGCCAACGCGTCAATCCCCACACCACAGCCTGTTTTAGGCAGGTTAATGTTTGGTGGATACGGACGGGCAAAGTATAGCACTTGCTTGACCTTTGTTTCGAAATATGCCTTTGAAAGTGGAATTTCGGAAAAGCTTCGGCTTCAAAAGAAAGTCGCACCAGTAGGAAGCTGCCGTACCCTGACAAAGAAGCAGATGGTTCATAATGATACTACACCGGTGATTGAAGTAGATCCCGAAACGTATGAAGTAAGGGTAGATGGCGAATTAATCACCTGCGAGCCTGCAAGGGAACTGCCGCTAGCTCAGCGATATTTCCTGTTTTAG
- a CDS encoding urease accessory protein UreF, which translates to MPVGYQGTITDSAFLSALQVADSLFPIGSFSHSYGLETFVQEGVITSAASLRDFMLTYIYVLAHTDCLGVFLTQKYALVRDFDSIVHLDQLMTALKNSYEIREASTRIGRAMLNIAQQLWVSPLLEKYSVEVSKGVAHCNHAVVFGLIMQIIGLPPLQANLVFLYNTAASMVNAAIKLVPLGQREGQSVLFSLHPLIIETANKVLELEERDLGAFAPALEIRCMAHERLYTRLFMS; encoded by the coding sequence ATGCCTGTCGGTTATCAGGGCACCATCACTGATTCGGCATTTCTCAGCGCTTTACAAGTTGCGGACTCTCTTTTTCCTATTGGAAGCTTTAGCCACTCTTACGGTTTGGAGACTTTTGTCCAGGAAGGTGTGATTACTTCAGCTGCGTCCTTGAGAGACTTTATGTTAACATATATTTATGTATTAGCTCATACAGATTGCCTTGGTGTTTTTTTAACCCAAAAGTATGCTCTTGTCCGTGATTTTGATTCAATTGTTCATTTAGACCAGCTTATGACTGCTTTAAAGAACAGTTACGAAATTAGAGAAGCCAGTACGAGGATAGGTAGGGCGATGTTAAATATTGCTCAACAACTTTGGGTTTCTCCTTTACTTGAAAAGTATTCTGTGGAAGTAAGTAAGGGTGTTGCGCACTGTAACCATGCTGTTGTTTTCGGCTTGATCATGCAAATCATTGGATTACCCCCTCTGCAGGCCAACCTGGTTTTTCTTTACAATACTGCCGCTAGCATGGTCAATGCAGCCATAAAACTAGTCCCACTTGGACAGAGGGAGGGCCAGAGCGTTCTTTTTTCTCTTCACCCACTAATTATTGAAACTGCCAATAAGGTGCTTGAGCTTGAAGAAAGGGACTTAGGAGCGTTTGCGCCGGCTCTTGAGATAAGGTGCATGGCACACGAAAGGCTTTATACACGTTTATTTATGTCATAA
- a CDS encoding nitrogenase component 1 — MQLKEIPVTGIPYDQIKIEKVPAAPEYCERPAELIPSANRAVVINPNRTCMPLGAMWAVLGVRKAIPFVQGAQGCTTYVRYTFCRIFKEPAVIATASFHEDAAVFGGRRNLVEGIRNLVVRYWPELIGVVTTCSSEIIGDDMVSFIKMARANLRKEIGPEKADRIPIVLVNTPSFAGSHVEGYDRASRAFVETLATTRGEPNGKVNIIPGLFYPGDIREIKHLLRHMGVEAIVLFDISDTLDAPLEPPMSVPYYPPGGTAVGEIRDMANSLATFALQPHAGQAGARYLERKYGVRAVVGPPPVGVQGTDAFLKALREITGKPIPESLLQERGRLVDSLADTLHHTMMKKVAVMGDPDIVLGVTRFVLEMGMEPVALAGGTASKTFVHDVEAILAEAGYEGEPPLIINGGDLFEFEEYLKKQPRLDLIIGNSRAVDISRELQVPLVRVGFPIYDRFGYQKRPIVGYRGGEMLLAEIVNSMLDYQYPDDRTQQL; from the coding sequence ATGCAGCTGAAGGAAATTCCCGTTACGGGCATACCTTACGATCAGATAAAGATCGAAAAAGTCCCGGCGGCGCCCGAGTATTGTGAGCGTCCGGCGGAGTTGATTCCCTCCGCCAACAGGGCTGTGGTGATCAATCCCAACCGCACCTGTATGCCCCTGGGAGCCATGTGGGCGGTGCTGGGAGTAAGGAAGGCGATCCCTTTTGTCCAGGGTGCCCAGGGCTGTACCACTTACGTACGGTATACGTTCTGCCGTATTTTTAAGGAACCGGCCGTTATCGCCACCGCCTCTTTCCATGAGGATGCGGCGGTTTTTGGCGGCCGGCGCAACCTGGTGGAAGGCATTCGCAACCTGGTGGTACGTTACTGGCCGGAGCTGATTGGTGTGGTGACCACCTGTTCCAGTGAAATTATCGGCGACGATATGGTCAGCTTTATTAAAATGGCCAGGGCCAACCTGCGTAAAGAGATCGGACCTGAGAAAGCGGACCGGATCCCCATAGTGCTGGTCAACACCCCCAGCTTTGCCGGGTCCCATGTGGAAGGTTATGACCGGGCCTCCCGTGCCTTTGTGGAGACCCTGGCCACCACCAGGGGAGAACCCAACGGCAAGGTGAACATCATTCCGGGTCTATTTTACCCGGGCGACATCCGGGAAATCAAGCACCTGCTGCGCCACATGGGTGTGGAGGCGATAGTGCTCTTTGACATTTCCGATACCCTGGACGCTCCCCTGGAGCCGCCAATGTCCGTCCCCTACTATCCTCCTGGGGGTACTGCGGTGGGGGAAATCAGAGACATGGCCAATTCGCTGGCCACCTTTGCCCTGCAGCCCCACGCCGGTCAGGCCGGCGCCCGCTACCTGGAGCGCAAATACGGCGTGCGTGCCGTGGTTGGTCCACCACCGGTTGGGGTACAGGGTACCGATGCCTTTTTAAAGGCGCTGCGGGAGATAACCGGAAAACCCATCCCCGAAAGCCTCTTACAGGAAAGGGGACGGTTAGTCGATTCCCTGGCCGACACCCTGCACCACACCATGATGAAAAAGGTGGCTGTCATGGGGGATCCTGATATAGTACTCGGTGTCACCCGCTTCGTGCTGGAAATGGGGATGGAGCCGGTGGCCCTGGCCGGTGGTACGGCCAGCAAGACCTTCGTCCACGATGTGGAGGCCATCCTGGCCGAAGCGGGCTACGAAGGCGAACCGCCGCTGATCATCAATGGCGGCGACCTTTTCGAGTTTGAGGAGTACCTGAAAAAACAACCGCGCCTGGACCTGATTATCGGTAATTCCCGGGCGGTGGACATCTCCCGTGAGCTGCAGGTACCGCTGGTGCGGGTAGGTTTCCCCATCTACGACCGCTTCGGTTATCAAAAACGTCCCATTGTGGGTTACCGGGGTGGGGAAATGCTGCTTGCGGAAATTGTAAACAGCATGCTGGATTACCAGTACCCCGATGACCGTACCCAGCAGTTGTAG
- the nifH gene encoding nitrogenase iron protein: protein MTRKIAIYGKGGIGKSTTQQNTAAALAHFYGKKVLIHGCDPKADCTRLILGGKPQETVMDTLREFGEDAVTIDRVVKTGFCGIKCVESGGPEPGVGCAGRGVITAISLMEELGAYTPDLDFIFFDVLGDVVCGGFAMPVREGKAQEIYIVASGEMMALYAANNICRGMVKYAEQSGVRLGGIICNSRNVDGERELMEEFCSRIGTQMIHFIPRDNIVQKAEFNRQTVTQFDPNCNQAREYRELARKIIDNDMFVIPQPMTMDEMESLVVKYGLLE from the coding sequence ATGACCAGAAAAATTGCCATTTACGGAAAGGGTGGCATCGGCAAATCCACCACCCAGCAAAATACCGCTGCCGCCCTGGCCCATTTCTATGGGAAAAAAGTTTTGATCCATGGCTGCGATCCCAAGGCGGACTGCACGCGGCTGATTCTTGGCGGCAAGCCGCAGGAGACGGTGATGGATACCCTGCGGGAATTCGGAGAGGACGCAGTGACCATCGACCGGGTGGTAAAGACCGGGTTCTGCGGGATCAAGTGTGTCGAGTCCGGGGGGCCGGAACCGGGTGTCGGTTGTGCCGGTAGGGGTGTAATCACGGCCATCAGTCTGATGGAAGAGCTGGGTGCTTATACGCCGGACCTGGATTTCATCTTTTTCGACGTACTGGGTGACGTTGTCTGCGGTGGTTTTGCCATGCCGGTGCGTGAAGGGAAGGCCCAGGAGATCTACATTGTGGCTTCGGGGGAAATGATGGCTCTTTATGCCGCCAATAACATCTGCCGCGGTATGGTCAAGTATGCCGAACAGAGCGGCGTCAGACTGGGGGGTATTATCTGCAACAGCCGTAACGTTGATGGGGAGAGGGAATTGATGGAAGAGTTTTGCTCCAGAATAGGTACCCAGATGATTCACTTTATCCCGCGGGACAATATCGTCCAGAAAGCGGAATTTAACCGCCAGACGGTGACCCAGTTCGATCCGAATTGCAACCAGGCCCGGGAGTACAGGGAGCTGGCCAGAAAAATTATTGATAACGATATGTTCGTCATTCCGCAACCCATGACCATGGACGAGATGGAGAGCCTGGTGGTCAAATACGGCCTGCTGGAGTAA
- a CDS encoding urease accessory protein UreE → MIVSKIVGNIKNFPCANRRVERLYLSWDELGKRIIRKTTDTGTDIALVLSETGSLHEGDIIYVDEEKLILVELRPLDAIVVRPKDLFEMGRLCYVLGNRHLPIFIEGEDVITPYDSATWDFLCRNGFDIERCERGISHACRLSGHHH, encoded by the coding sequence GTGATTGTTAGCAAGATAGTGGGTAATATAAAAAACTTCCCTTGTGCCAATCGCCGGGTCGAGAGACTCTATTTATCTTGGGATGAACTCGGGAAGAGAATAATCCGCAAAACCACGGATACAGGTACGGATATAGCTCTGGTGCTGTCTGAGACAGGGAGTCTGCATGAAGGGGATATTATTTATGTGGACGAGGAAAAACTCATCCTCGTGGAATTAAGACCTCTTGACGCCATTGTAGTTAGACCCAAAGATCTTTTTGAAATGGGACGTCTCTGTTATGTCCTTGGAAACCGCCATTTGCCTATCTTTATCGAGGGTGAGGATGTTATCACTCCCTATGATTCTGCAACCTGGGACTTTTTGTGCCGAAATGGGTTCGATATAGAAAGATGCGAGCGGGGGATATCCCATGCCTGTCGGTTATCAGGGCACCATCACTGA
- the ureG gene encoding urease accessory protein UreG: MKPVRIGIGGPVGSGKTLLIEKITRQLVNDYSMAVVTNDIYTKEDAEFLIRNGVLPADRVVGVETGGCPHTAIREDASMNLEAIDALAKKFPDLDLIFVESAGDNLAASFSPELVDFSIYVIDVAAGDKIPRKGGPGITRSDLLVINKIDLAHFVGASLEVMERDARKMRGDRPFVFTNLVNETGLEKVVAWIRKNALLEDLR; encoded by the coding sequence ATGAAACCAGTTAGAATAGGTATAGGTGGACCTGTAGGCTCCGGTAAAACCCTTTTAATTGAAAAAATTACACGCCAACTGGTAAATGATTATAGTATGGCGGTGGTAACTAATGATATTTATACCAAAGAGGATGCCGAGTTCTTAATCAGAAATGGTGTTCTTCCCGCGGATCGTGTTGTGGGAGTAGAAACGGGAGGATGTCCACATACAGCCATTCGTGAGGATGCTTCAATGAACCTGGAAGCTATTGATGCGTTAGCAAAAAAGTTCCCAGACCTTGATCTGATCTTCGTAGAAAGTGCGGGTGATAACCTGGCTGCTTCCTTTAGTCCCGAACTTGTTGATTTCAGTATCTATGTTATAGATGTTGCGGCTGGAGACAAAATCCCTCGAAAAGGAGGGCCGGGAATAACTAGGTCAGATTTGCTGGTGATTAATAAGATTGATTTGGCTCACTTTGTGGGAGCTAGCTTGGAAGTAATGGAACGGGATGCACGTAAGATGAGGGGAGACCGGCCTTTTGTTTTTACAAATTTAGTTAATGAGACTGGGTTGGAGAAGGTCGTTGCCTGGATAAGAAAAAATGCTCTTCTTGAGGATCTACGATGA
- a CDS encoding nitrogenase component I subunit alpha, with protein sequence MPVVRMKCNETIPERDKHIYRTEKEKSIIPACNIATIPGDMTERGUAFAGARGVVGGPISDVIQLVHAPAGCAWYTWGTRRHLSDFYPWATPTRLTNVAFNRRYCMCTDMQEKDVVFGGMKKLEQACLEAIRLFPEAKGLIIFTTCTTGLIGDDVQAIARQVEKKTGKLIFTSESPGCSGVSQSRGHHDFNTQFYRQIRQLRERRPELKMSEEEKTPYDICLIGEYNMDWDLKIVRPLFEKIGVRIAAVFSGNERIENLVKMPDVKLNVVHCQRSAEYIAHMIKDGFNIPFIRVSLFGIKQTAEALRKTAAFFGLEERAEKVIAGEMKRVEKSLAFYREKLKGKRVAIYVGGPRVWHWIKLMEELGMTVVAVACTFAHEDDYEKINARAPEGMLVIDNPNEFEIEEMLKTEKPDLFLTGLKEKYIARKMGIPTVNSHSYEKGPYAGFVGMVNFARDIYQALYAPVWKYQWGIDGAPAKDEEEGSCS encoded by the coding sequence ATGCCTGTGGTAAGAATGAAGTGCAACGAAACGATTCCCGAGCGGGATAAGCATATTTACCGCACAGAAAAGGAGAAATCCATAATTCCCGCCTGTAATATCGCCACCATTCCGGGGGATATGACCGAGCGCGGGTGAGCTTTTGCCGGTGCCCGCGGGGTCGTGGGCGGACCAATTTCCGACGTCATTCAATTGGTTCACGCGCCGGCAGGTTGCGCCTGGTACACGTGGGGTACACGGCGGCATCTATCCGACTTTTATCCCTGGGCTACGCCCACCCGCCTGACCAATGTCGCCTTCAACCGCCGCTACTGCATGTGTACCGACATGCAGGAAAAAGACGTTGTCTTCGGGGGCATGAAAAAGCTGGAACAGGCCTGCCTGGAAGCCATCCGGCTGTTCCCCGAGGCAAAGGGTTTGATCATTTTTACCACCTGCACTACAGGCCTGATCGGCGACGACGTGCAGGCGATAGCCCGGCAGGTGGAAAAGAAAACCGGCAAGCTGATCTTCACTTCCGAATCACCGGGTTGTTCCGGGGTGAGCCAGTCCAGGGGGCACCACGACTTTAACACCCAGTTTTACCGGCAGATACGGCAGTTGAGGGAGCGTCGTCCGGAGCTGAAAATGTCCGAAGAAGAGAAAACTCCCTATGACATCTGCTTGATTGGCGAGTACAACATGGACTGGGATTTAAAGATAGTCAGACCGCTCTTTGAGAAAATCGGCGTGCGCATTGCAGCCGTTTTCAGCGGCAACGAGCGCATCGAAAACCTGGTCAAGATGCCCGATGTGAAATTAAACGTGGTGCACTGCCAGCGTTCCGCCGAATATATCGCCCACATGATCAAAGACGGGTTTAACATTCCGTTTATCCGCGTCTCGCTCTTCGGGATTAAGCAGACTGCAGAAGCGCTGCGGAAAACCGCTGCTTTCTTTGGCCTGGAGGAGCGGGCCGAGAAGGTGATTGCCGGGGAAATGAAGCGGGTGGAAAAGAGCCTGGCTTTCTACCGGGAAAAGTTAAAGGGCAAGCGGGTGGCCATTTACGTCGGCGGCCCCCGGGTATGGCACTGGATCAAGCTGATGGAGGAACTGGGGATGACCGTGGTGGCCGTCGCCTGCACCTTTGCCCACGAAGACGACTATGAAAAGATCAACGCCCGGGCGCCGGAGGGAATGCTGGTTATTGACAACCCCAACGAGTTTGAGATCGAAGAGATGCTCAAGACCGAAAAGCCGGACCTGTTTTTAACCGGGCTGAAAGAAAAGTATATCGCGCGCAAGATGGGCATTCCCACGGTAAACTCCCACTCCTACGAAAAAGGTCCTTATGCCGGCTTTGTCGGTATGGTTAATTTCGCCCGGGATATCTACCAGGCTCTTTACGCACCGGTTTGGAAATACCAGTGGGGCATTGATGGTGCTCCGGCAAAAGACGAGGAGGAAGGGTCATGCAGCTGA